In one Mus pahari chromosome 21, PAHARI_EIJ_v1.1, whole genome shotgun sequence genomic region, the following are encoded:
- the Tcf21 gene encoding transcription factor 21: MSTGSLSDVEDLQEVEMLDCDSLKVDSNKEFGTSNESTEEGSNCENGSPQKGRGGLGKRRKAPTKKSPLSGVSQEGKQVQRNAANARERARMRVLSKAFSRLKTTLPWVPPDTKLSKLDTLRLASSYIAHLRQILANDKYENGYIHPVNLTWPFMVAGKPESDLKEVVTANRLCGTTAS; encoded by the exons ATGTCCACTGGCTCCCTCAGCGATGTAGAAGACCTTCAAGAGGTGGAGATGCTGGACTGTGACTCCCTGAAAGTGGACTCCAACAAGGAGTTTGGAACTTCCAACGAGAGCACCGAGGAGGGCTCCAACTGCGAGAACGGGTCTCCACAGAAGGGTCGCGGTGGCCTGGGCAAGAGGAGGAAGGCGCCCACCAAGAAAAGCCCGCTGAGCGGGGTCAGCCAGGAGGGGAAGCAGGTCCAGCGCAACGCGGCCAATGCTCGCGAGCGGGCCCGCATGCGGGTGCTGAGCAAGGCCTTCTCCAGGCTCAAAACCACCCTACCCTGGGTGCCCCCGGACACCAAGCTCTCCAAGCTGGACACTCTCAGGCTGGCGTCCAGCTACATCGCACACTTAAGGCAGATCCTGGCCAACGACAAGTACGAGAACGGTTACATTCACCCAGTCAACCTG ACGTGGCCCTTTATGGTGGCCGGCAAACCGGAGAGTGACCTGAAGGAAGTGGTGACCGCCAACCGCTTGTGTGGAACCACCGCATCCTGA